From the Trypanosoma brucei brucei TREU927 chromosome 6, complete sequence genome, the window ACGGTGCTCGTTTACGGGGCTACGCAAGAGATGAAACACCTGGGCGTTGTTGGTACACCGTCAGCGTGTGGTTTGTTGCCGAAAAGCATCTGCATGATCGTTAATAAGTGTTCTCAACATCGCAAGCAGACTCTGCTGGAGCGTGCGGCTACGGCCGAGTCAAATTCAACAGGTGGCTCAACGAACCTCACTGGCAGCAACATTTCTGGGGAGGGGACTCATAGAGGAAAAGATCATTGTTTTGTTGACGCTGAAGCATCATTTATCGCTTTTGACAGAACCAATGTGGCGGATTTGTTGGACCTGAGTAATATCGACGTGGAAATTAGCTTTAATATGGCCCGGAAGGAAACACAACCCAATAACGGTGGTGAAGACAGCACTTCTCAAGAATCACGCTGTGGTGTAACTTCCACCGGAGCCTGCATTAAAAACGCGCGTTCGCTGCCCGTTAATAACGTAAATGATGCTCTCAAGGCACTTGATATTGGCCTCGAAAGCCTTGCTTCTGCTGTGAATAATGGTTTACTACCCTCAGAGATTGGTACGTCGCTGCTATTTTCGCTTACTTTCTTCACGGACGACGGGCATGTGGCCACCTTccgtatattttgtttagccgaagatgctgctgttcaGGATTGGATCGTGTCATCGGTGCTATCAAGAAGTTCTGGTCCTCATAATGGCCCGGAACCACCGGTGTTACGTCACAATGCCGTGGCACTACTGATGCCTCTTCTGTGCCAGGGAAATGCATTCGCGTCAGTGTTGCTTTGTGTATACAATTCTGTTACGGCACTTCAGCGACTCTCACGCGACTTAACTTTTGCCATCGCCGCACAAAAGCTCACCACAGCACCGTGTCCAGTGTCCCTTgttggaaggaagggaatacCTTCGCTTGCCTGCGGCTCAGGGAGTCGCTTGCCGAATACCGGTCAGCGGAGTTTTTCATCTGATAAGCACAAACGAGGCTCTGTGGTCTCGAAAAAGGAGCGACGAGTTGATCCTACCCACGTGGACTCTCCATTGAGCGGACTCACTCCACGCTCCGGCGTGTGTGTTCCGCTTAGTATGGACGATCAACTGATTCACGAGGAGGAATTAAGCAAAGCGTGTCAGGGGGAACGTTTTGTCGATATGCCCTTGCATAGGGCCAGTGGTGTTGAAGCACCATATTCAATTATTTTAACAActgcaaagaaggaaacacgAGTGCTGCTGGGTCGCTCTCCACCAGCTCTCGCGGCTGAATCGGGAGTGGCAGGCAACTTGAGTCATGGCGCTGAAACTGCTGCAGATTTGAATCTGGCATGTAGTGGTGAAGGTTGCCGTCATTCCTCTTCAGAGGCCGCCAACCTTTCCACTCGTGGGTCAGATGGAACTTTAAATAAGGTAGATGATGGTTGTCCCAGTGGAATAAAGAAAGTTGTAGATGCCGAACACAATGCTATGAAAGGCGTTTCATGCTCGGGAGTGCTGCAATTACCTTCTTTTGGTGACGGCGGGATTGAAAATGTTTCAAACAAAAGCGAAATTGGGAATGCCAAACCTACAATGGGAAAGAATATAGATTATACTGCTAATTCCAGTGGCATCAGCAACTGCCAGGCGACGAGTCCCACTTCTGCAAATGTTTCTGATGCCCAACGCTTGCGATTCAAAGATATCCTGTGCAGGGATGAGGAACGACATGATGTGGGCAATGTCGATGTCCCCGCAACTTCTTCTGCATCCCCTCCACAGGGTGGAAATGGTTCTGAAGCGGTTGCAGAGGGCCGAACAGTTTCCTCACTGGACCCTCATTCCACTTCAAGCGAGATGGAGTTACTTGTTGATgaatttatttgtttctacCGTGATTCCTGCGCAACAAAAGACCGAGTGGCTCACCTGGAAAGGGAATTAGCTCGCGCCCGCAAAGCACTTGAGGGGAAACgggagttggaggaaaaacTGGCTCGGCAGCAGGACTTGACGGAAAAACTTCGTGAGCAGGTGGCTCTTTTGCTTGCTGAAAGAGAGTTGTACTGTGGGACGaggtgaaaaagaggagggaagtaaTGACGACATGGCGGAGAATCGAAGCTAATCAAATTATTAAGGTATGGGATCACGGGGAATATATGGATTTAAGatgtaaaagaaataataaaggaagtaaagtaaaagagCTTGTGGaggatatttaaaaaaaaataatagatgGTGGTGACATAAGTTATGATTTTTGACGAGGAAATTATGTGGAGGAGGCATTGATTGTAATGTTTCTTGTGCTTTCCAcaacttcctctttctttctttctttgcgcGGATCTGcacatgtgtttgtgtgtttgtgtgtgtgtgtgtgtgtgtgcttgtgtgtatataaatatgcatAAATATGTGTTAAGAGTCCTGTTGATTAATGTTACACACATTTGGTCGTATTACTTAATGAAGAAATAATGAAGATATGTGAAAGCACGCGCATGTATGAAAGAGTATGCGTTTAGGTAGAGGagtagtttctttttcttttttctttatttatcttGGTGCACATGGTGCCGGGTGCTCATCTGCACTTCGTCTCTCCTGTATTTACCCATCGTATCAGCAAAGCGATATTgatgcagtttttttttcttgtgattttgtttgtcataatcactttttgttttctttcaagttattttcatcttttttttttttggtgggttCACCTGCTTCTCTTgattttgttcctttttgtgagataactcttttttttttttattcagcttTTATCATATCTGCGTataatagcaaaaaaaaacaacacgcacacactcacGTGCATACGCATATGCGTCAATTCATCCGCCTTTCTTTCAGTCTTTTCACTCTCTCCCGTcgcaaatttctttttttcttctttttttcttctttttttctttttgactttattaaaatatatttatatatttatatatttatatattttttttccttttccttttcccttcccattTCCCTCAGAAGCGCATGCGAGAGCACACTCCTTGAATGGGGTTTTCATGTTCCAAtcattgtgtgtgtttgtatgacGCACTCTAGCACGTCGctctgtttttattgtttttgttatatttttcGTCCTCTCCATATAAATTAAATGAATGAATTActtatattaatatatattttaaaaataaaaataataaaagtaatatatatatatatataaatataccatttgcgcttttttttgttttgctgctcTTTTAACTAGTGGATCACACACCGAGGAATTTGAATCAAAAAGGAGCCACTTCCCGCTGTTCGCACACtctcaaagaagaaaaaaaaataaataacagaTAAGCGAAAGAAATTAATTTGATAAGACAGCAACGACAAAAGGGTgtttacacaaaaaaaaaataaaataagcgcaagtaaaagaacaaagatttatgttttagaaaaaaaaagcaagatgGATGGTGTGTACATATAAGAAATTAAGTTAGGTTAAATTAAAGTGTTACCCTCAATTCCGTTTGCATTTCTGTTCTTTCCTcaaagggggggggtggaaggaaaaggaaggagagaaaaagaaaagatgtaacattacatataaatataattatttaCCTATTTATTCATATTTGTGTCTTATTAGTTGAGTCAAAAcgaaattaaaagaaaattaaacgAAGTGTTTGTGTTGCAATTCATACTGTACATTAATATGAATAATGTTTACGCTTTTGCATATTATTTTggtgtgagtgagtgagtgagtgtggtGGGAAAGGGTTGCAGTAACACCTGTTGggggtttttctttttcttttttgttgttgttacaaaattattattattattattattttgtttccacctcctttttttttggttcttgCCGTTACGGATTTATTTTTAGCCATACGGATGTTGTGGGAATGGAGGGTGAATGGAAACAAACGAAGGTGAATAACAACATTTACGTTTATGGGATTtggtttaatttttttaattgtctttcttcttttttttttttggttgtgtGCTTTCGCCGTCTCGTATCATATCAACTTGCGTGTGCCTCGCAATATGACGCatatgtgttttctttttctttcttctttttttttttgtaataatTTCTCACTGGTACCACATACGGTTCCGACATTATCAGGAACAACGTTACGGAACTAATTATGTTGATCATcatttaattcttttttttttgttgttgctcttgtagaaattttttaaaaaaaggaaaaaaaagagaattttCGAGACACTTCGTTTTAtcttgttttcgttttttgttttttgtttttttttgtgttttttgtgtttgtttgtttgcggcTGCGGTGAGAAGTGACAAAAGCAGCGAAACCGAAACGTTTATGCGGGAAGGACAAtattatctttctttttttcttttttttattcagtaACGGGAAGGGGCGACAGTCGCTAAGCTCACACGTAAGCTCGTGCAAGAATGGTGGGACAGTTGAATATATTccataataaataaatataaaaaaaaggaaggaaaaacactcgcaatattatttcctttctggTTTTGaatgtattttattttctcaccattgtttcccttcgttttttctttgtgtatgttttttttgaaataaaaaaaacacgtttGACAtgatggaaaggaaagatatttttttttcttttcttccaatgTGTCCGTCAacttcatatatttatacttaTTAAAGTCAGCATATACctattgttatttattttataagtatataagtatataaataaataaatatatatatgtatgtatgtgtgtgtaatCGTTTATTCATATTTGCTTTATGGACCATTTTTTGCAGTTGATTCCCGTGCGTTTTatccctctcttcttttgttaattcttttttgttaattttgttCATCTCCTTATATATTCCATCTTGAAGAAGCACAActgttgtttgtgtgtttcctGTCCTGTGCTGCATATTCGTATGCTACTACGGCTCATGTGTTTTATTTAGTGCGTGAATTCACTTTACACACCTAACTGCACTTTGCGATGTTGTAGTCctttttcatcttcatctttatCTTTGTATTGATattttgctttacttttAATTTAATTCCATTCAATTCAATTTAAttcttttcctatttttttctaaaaaaaaaaaatcatctcATAACTTTTATATCATGCATTCCATCATTTCACCTGTAACTCTTATTACGCTTAGGTGCAGTGATAGTGGCTCATACTTACAGAACAAATATTAAGTTTGGACCTTAGTtgtaaggaaggaaaaaagaaaaataaaataaaaaaattaaaaaaacatcatGATTCCGTCACAACTGAAGAGCATGACAACATTCACTAATGAGGGACGGGTAAAGCCTCCTATGAGCTACAGAGCAAATATTGATGTTTTGCCGCAGCACATTGTTACCAAATACTTTATCTTGGAAAAGGATAAGGAGACGACAGATTGGTTAAAAGAAGCTGCGAATGTTAGCGCATTAAGGATCTTAATAGCCAACCTGCTTCGCCATTTTGTTTCGCTCACTACCGCCAATGGAATTGTGGGAAGAGGCGGCATGTTTGTTGTGTCTACCGAACAGGCTGCGAACTTGCTGCTCGGAAGGACAATTGCTCAGCAATGGACGCGCTACAGGGACACGATGGAGCCGCCTTTCGAAACATTACTTGATGTTGGCGCTGGTGATGGAGGTGTTACTTCTCGATTGCAGCCTCTCTTTAAGCGAGTGACTGCTACAGAATTTTCTATACCAATGCGCTGGCGTCTTTGGCGGCGTGGTTATGAGGTGCTTCCATATCAGGACCCCTTCACAAATAAAGACGGCTCGAGGCGGTATTATGACGTAATTTCTTGTCTCAATGTTCTCGATCGCGCAGACAGGCCCCTTGACCTTCTGGCGTCCATGCGCGACTCGCTGGGTCCTGAAGgtattcttcttttggcTGTTGTATTGCCATGGTGCCCGTTTGTGGAAGACGGAAGCATTAAGAGACGACCATCACAGATGATGCCAATGGACGGTGGCGAGTGTTGCAAAGGTGCGACGTTCGAGCAGTCATTACAATGCCTTATGGATAACGTTTTGGTACCGTTTGGTTTTCAGTTGGAGCGGTGGTGTAAACTACCTTACCTTTGTGAGGGTAATATGATTGCTGAATATGCCGTGCTTCATGATGCTGTTATGGTGCTAACAAGGAAGGGAGACAGTGGTACTGCAACTGCGGAAAAAGATACAGATGGTAGTACTATCCATACTTGAAGCTGCCGTAAAACACTATTATTCTGCATGTAACTGTGTTGCTTCTGATGGGGGCTCTGATGCGTTTCCCTCAAATCATATGGTGATCTAGCCTACAAAATGGGTGAAGTGTCTTGCCATCATCGTGTTCATCCTCTACCGCGTACGTTTACTTGTGTTGggcattttttcccccccccctttggTTACATttggtctcttttttttttaagttattattataatttttttttttaccccagTCCATGTTCGTTTGTGTGTAAGTTTCGAAGGTGATCTCCTTCTGTTTACCCGCCCACTTTTTGCTTCATGGTATGATTGCTTAATCTCTTGCAGTTGCCTTTGTGCCGACTCTTTTCGCGAAGTCAAGTTTGTAAGTGGCTTTTACAGAAGGTAGCGTAAATGAgcgcaccaccaccgccaccaccacaaccATCTGGAGGATTTCCCCCGTCATATGCACCGCCTGCTCCTCCAGGCTTTAAAGCACCCCCGATGCCGCCTGGTTTTAAAGCACCTCCGATGCCACCCGGTTTCAAAATGCCCCCCAGACCGCCAATGCCGCCAGGATTCAAAATGCCTCCCGGTGGGCCGCGTCCACCGGGACCGCCAATGCCACCACATGCTCAACAGGGATCATATCCAAATTACCCAACTCCTCCCGGAGCGCCTCCGATGCCACCCGGCGGTCGTTATGCCCCCGCACCGCCGCGACCCCCAAGTGGAGGATCGGATCAAGAAAATGGACAGGGTTATATGATGCATTCGGGCGCCGTGCACGGACAATATGACGCGTATGCACGAGAGGACTACAATTACGGAGTGCCTCCGGGTCCCGATTCACGCGGGTATTCGTCATATCATCCCTCACAACAATACCACCAGGGATACTATGGAGCTCCTGCTGCGCACGGTGGCGAAAATCGTGGCAACCGCCGTGATGAAGAGGCCCGTGAACCGACCAACACCGTGTGGGTGGGGAACCTGGACGTCCAGAGGCATTCGGATGACTTTCTGAGGCAAGAGTTTCGGGAATTTGGAAGGGTTGTACGCATTGCTAAGGTGCCTGACAAGAGTTATTGTTTTGTGCATTTCCGCTATGTGGAGGAGGCGCGTAACGCCGTTGAGACGCTTAGTGCGAGGGGCTCATTGGGTGGAGCAAGGTTTAGCTACGGCAAGATGTTTGACTACTCGCAGGATGAAGGGGGCATGCAGCAGGATGGAGGCATGTCAAATCAAGGAATGCGACCACCTCGACGTCCCCGTGAGGAGGAACGTCACGAACATGAAGAGCGCCGCCGGCGCCCTCGTCGCGATGAGGAACCGATGGAGCCGACTAATGTGTTGTGGATTGGGGACCTTCCCCCAACTATTACAAATGAGGAGCTGAATGAGAATTTCAAGGTCTTTGGAACaattttaaatatttcgAGATTAGACTGTAAGAATATGGCATTTATTCACTTCGAAAATATTGAAAGCTGTACGCAGGCTCTAGACTTAATGCGTGATCAGCTCATTTGTGGCGCCCGTGTTGCGCTTAATTACGGTCGAGCGCAACGCAATCCTGTCTCCCAGACGACCGGACTCTCACCAGATGGCATCCCACTTAGTGAAACCCCGACAAATGTAATATTCGTTGGGCAGTTTGCAACAGATGTGACAGAGGAGGATATAGAAGCTTTGTTTGAGCCTTTTGAAGGGTTCATCAATTCCAAGTTTATCCACTCCAGCTGCATCGCCTTCGGACATTTCGATACAGTAGATCACGCCCGCGCCGCTCGTGTGGCATTGAACAACACTCTTTTAAAAGGGGCTCCTGCGCGCATTAGTTTCGGTAAGACAAATCACACACTTACCATGGCTGACCGCATGCGCCGGGGAAGACCAGCACCTCTTGTGGATGGAGTTGAGGTCATCCCTGAGACCGCTGCAGGTGCGCCGGGCCGTGGCTCGCTTGATGGCGTTAGCGGTGCACTTGTCGCAGGTCCTGGTTTGAGTGGTGCGTCGGAAAATGGAGCAGTGGTGATGATCCCTGCAATGGGTGCGGCTGTCACTGCCACCTCGCCCCCGCAAGCTCATGCTTCTTTTACGCGTGAGAGACCTGCTCCCGACATGACTTTAGATGCTCGGTTACAATCACTTCTAGGTGCCACGTATAATTCCTGCGGAGAGGCGGAGAAGTCGTTAAGTCCGAGTGTTATTCAAACTATATGTGATTTGATCGATGACTGCGTGGATGAAGGTAGTGAGAAGCGACTGGATGACGCTATCTTTTTATACACTCCACTTAATTCGGCTCATGTGTTCGGCATTCTAGCCAAACGGATGCAAAGTTTTTTTAACGACGATCCTCACAAGAAACTTTACATTGCGTACGCAGCTACTCGCGTATTGTTGGCAGCGAAAACGGACTACGTTTTCTTTACCAAGGCTGCCATGAATGCCTACCTTATGGTATTATTTGTAACCAGTCAAGGACAAACACCTGATGGGATGGAGCAACTTGTCGCCATAATTGAAAGTGTGCGTCGACACCCCTTCATTGAGAA encodes:
- a CDS encoding RNA-binding protein, putative (similar to SP:P31483: Nucleolysin TIA-1 (RNA-binding protein TIA-1) (p40-TIA-1) [Contains:Nucleolysin TIA-1 isoform p15 (p15-TIA-1)]. {Homo sapiens}), giving the protein MPPGFKAPPMPPGFKMPPRPPMPPGFKMPPGGPRPPGPPMPPHAQQGSYPNYPTPPGAPPMPPGGRYAPAPPRPPSGGSDQENGQGYMMHSGAVHGQYDAYAREDYNYGVPPGPDSRGYSSYHPSQQYHQGYYGAPAAHGGENRGNRRDEEAREPTNTVWVGNLDVQRHSDDFLRQEFREFGRVVRIAKVPDKSYCFVHFRYVEEARNAVETLSARGSLGGARFSYGKMFDYSQDEGGMQQDGGMSNQGMRPPRRPREEERHEHEERRRRPRRDEEPMEPTNVLWIGDLPPTITNEELNENFKVFGTILNISRLDCKNMAFIHFENIESCTQALDLMRDQLICGARVALNYGRAQRNPVSQTTGLSPDGIPLSETPTNVIFVGQFATDVTEEDIEALFEPFEGFINSKFIHSSCIAFGHFDTVDHARAARVALNNTLLKGAPARISFGKTNHTLTMADRMRRGRPAPLVDGVEVIPETAAGAPGRGSLDGVSGALVAGPGLSGASENGAVVMIPAMGAAVTATSPPQAHASFTRERPAPDMTLDARLQSLLGATYNSCGEAEKSLSPSVIQTICDLIDDCVDEGSEKRLDDAIFLYTPLNSAHVFGILAKRMQSFFNDDPHKKLYIAYAATRVLLAAKTDYVFFTKAAMNAYLMVLFVTSQGQTPDGMEQLVAIIESVRRHPFIEKQRLDAEYTEIFRGQLEEILGRAKEEQDLTSLITKKRRR
- a CDS encoding DREV methyltransferase, putative, which translates into the protein MIPSQLKSMTTFTNEGRVKPPMSYRANIDVLPQHIVTKYFILEKDKETTDWLKEAANVSALRILIANLLRHFVSLTTANGIVGRGGMFVVSTEQAANLLLGRTIAQQWTRYRDTMEPPFETLLDVGAGDGGVTSRLQPLFKRVTATEFSIPMRWRLWRRGYEVLPYQDPFTNKDGSRRYYDVISCLNVLDRADRPLDLLASMRDSLGPEGILLLAVVLPWCPFVEDGSIKRRPSQMMPMDGGECCKGATFEQSLQCLMDNVLVPFGFQLERWCKLPYLCEGNMIAEYAVLHDAVMVLTRKGDSGTATAEKDTDGSTIHT